In Rheinheimera sp. MM224, one DNA window encodes the following:
- the fliR gene encoding flagellar biosynthetic protein FliR produces MEYPLQQLLQVIADFMLPFARVSAMMFIMVAFGAKNIPTRVKAAFCAAFIVMIMPVVPPVKDVNLMSLNLVVQMIQQIVIGLAIGFISQIFVQAFVTAGQILATQTGLGFAAMADPANGVSVPAIGQFYLILATLLFLVYDGHLIMFQMVVFSFESLPINGQWMDVNKYWQVAEFGGWIIVTALAITLAPVTAMLVVNIAFGVLTRTAPQLNIFSIGMPISMLAGLLIMWLTMDTFLFHFNLNWQHGIEYTCKLIGC; encoded by the coding sequence ATGGAGTATCCACTGCAGCAATTACTTCAGGTTATTGCTGACTTTATGCTGCCTTTCGCCCGTGTATCCGCCATGATGTTTATTATGGTGGCTTTTGGGGCAAAAAATATTCCGACCCGGGTCAAAGCCGCCTTTTGTGCCGCCTTTATCGTGATGATTATGCCTGTGGTTCCGCCGGTGAAAGACGTCAATCTGATGTCGCTGAATCTGGTGGTGCAAATGATCCAACAAATTGTCATAGGGCTGGCGATAGGTTTTATCTCACAAATTTTTGTACAGGCTTTTGTCACCGCAGGTCAAATTCTGGCGACTCAAACCGGTTTAGGTTTTGCCGCTATGGCCGATCCTGCCAACGGTGTGTCTGTGCCAGCTATAGGCCAGTTTTATCTGATTTTGGCCACTTTGTTATTTTTGGTGTACGACGGACATCTGATTATGTTTCAGATGGTTGTCTTTAGTTTTGAATCACTGCCCATTAATGGCCAGTGGATGGATGTGAATAAGTACTGGCAAGTGGCCGAATTTGGCGGCTGGATTATTGTTACAGCTTTGGCCATCACGCTGGCGCCAGTAACGGCTATGCTGGTGGTCAATATTGCTTTTGGTGTGTTAACCCGTACAGCACCTCAGTTGAATATTTTCTCTATAGGTATGCCTATCAGTATGTTGGCGGGTTTGCTTATTATGTGGCTGACGATGGATACCTTCTTATTTCATTTTAATCTGAACTGGCAGCATGGTATTGAATACACCTGCAAGTTGATAGGCTGCTAG
- the fliM gene encoding flagellar motor switch protein FliM, whose translation MTDLLSQDEIDALLHGVDDVEEEEVEESGDGRGRSATEYDFSSQDRIVRGRMPTLEMVNERFARHMRISLFNMMRRTAEVSINGVQMIKFGEYVHTLFVPTSLNMVRFRPLKGTGLITMEARLVFILVDNFFGGDGRYHAKIEGREFTPTERRIIQMLLKLIFEDYKEAWAPVMDVSFEYLDSEVNPAMANIVSPTEVVVISSFHIELDGGGGDFHVALPYSMLEPIRELLDAGVQSDKEDTDLRWSKALRDEIMDVKVDLTTKMLDVDITLEQLMNLQAGDIIPVEMPDHITVLIEDLPTYRAKMGRSRDNIALKIIEKIKRPESVKSEMHVFTKGGRRLDSDADISELEADLNLSERLER comes from the coding sequence TTGACTGATTTATTGTCCCAGGACGAAATTGACGCGCTACTGCATGGTGTCGATGACGTCGAAGAAGAAGAGGTCGAGGAAAGTGGCGACGGTCGTGGGCGATCTGCGACCGAATACGACTTTTCCTCACAGGATCGCATCGTGCGTGGTCGTATGCCCACGCTCGAAATGGTCAACGAACGTTTTGCCCGCCATATGCGGATCAGTTTATTTAATATGATGCGCCGCACAGCCGAGGTTTCGATCAACGGCGTGCAGATGATTAAGTTTGGTGAATACGTACACACCCTCTTTGTTCCAACCAGTTTAAACATGGTGAGGTTCCGCCCATTAAAAGGCACAGGCCTTATTACCATGGAAGCCCGTCTGGTGTTTATTCTGGTGGATAACTTCTTTGGAGGCGATGGCCGTTATCACGCCAAAATCGAAGGTCGCGAATTTACTCCAACCGAACGTCGTATCATCCAAATGCTGTTAAAGCTTATCTTTGAAGATTACAAAGAAGCCTGGGCTCCTGTGATGGACGTGTCCTTTGAATATCTGGATTCTGAAGTGAACCCGGCTATGGCCAACATCGTCAGCCCAACTGAAGTGGTGGTCATCAGCTCTTTCCATATCGAGCTCGATGGTGGTGGCGGTGATTTCCACGTGGCGTTGCCTTATTCGATGCTGGAACCTATTCGTGAATTGTTGGATGCCGGTGTTCAAAGTGATAAAGAAGACACCGACTTGCGCTGGAGTAAAGCCCTGCGTGACGAAATCATGGATGTGAAAGTGGATTTGACCACTAAGATGCTGGATGTCGATATCACACTGGAGCAACTGATGAACCTGCAGGCTGGCGATATCATTCCGGTAGAAATGCCTGATCACATCACTGTGCTGATTGAAGATTTACCTACTTACAGAGCCAAGATGGGACGCTCCCGCGACAATATCGCATTAAAAATTATTGAAAAAATTAAACGACCTGAGTCCGTTAAATCAGAGATGCATGTGTTCACTAAGGGCGGCCGACGCCTGGACAGCGATGCAGATATCAGTGAACTGGAAGCGGATTTAAACTTATCTGAACGCTTGGAGAGATAA
- the fliL gene encoding flagellar basal body-associated protein FliL, which yields MAAGKDLEIGDGQAKKKKLIIIIGAVVLLAVVAVVAVLMMSGDSAEPAPVEAGVAETAVATDPNAAADKGSALYVSMPRPFIFNVPGATKDRLVQIKVQLLVRGSNNEETAKVHIPLIESTLLRTFSTSNAEELITVEGKENLKKKALKEVQEALVGVAGSEVVEEVLFTGFVMQ from the coding sequence ATGGCGGCGGGTAAAGACTTAGAAATTGGTGATGGCCAGGCGAAAAAGAAAAAGCTGATCATCATTATTGGTGCAGTTGTGCTGCTAGCCGTTGTCGCTGTAGTTGCAGTATTGATGATGTCAGGTGATTCAGCCGAACCTGCTCCGGTGGAGGCTGGTGTAGCTGAAACTGCAGTAGCAACAGACCCAAATGCAGCAGCAGACAAAGGCTCAGCCTTGTATGTCAGCATGCCTCGACCTTTTATTTTTAATGTGCCAGGTGCAACCAAAGATCGTCTGGTGCAAATTAAGGTGCAGTTGTTAGTGCGTGGCAGTAACAATGAAGAAACAGCCAAAGTGCATATTCCTTTGATTGAAAGTACCTTGTTACGTACCTTCAGTACCAGTAATGCCGAAGAGTTGATTACGGTTGAAGGCAAAGAAAATTTGAAGAAAAAAGCACTGAAAGAAGTGCAGGAAGCCTTAGTTGGCGTGGCTGGCAGTGAAGTAGTAGAAGAAGTACTGTTCACTGGCTTTGTGATGCAATAA
- the fliP gene encoding flagellar type III secretion system pore protein FliP (The bacterial flagellar biogenesis protein FliP forms a type III secretion system (T3SS)-type pore required for flagellar assembly.): MWPLLALVLLFLSPDLLAQQGGALSALSVTTSPDGTQEYSVTLQVLAVMTALSFLPAMVIMMTCFTRIIVVLAILRQAIGLQSSPSNQVLIGITVFMTFFIMAPVFDEVNQKALQPYLAEQITSIQAFDEAIKPMKAFMLHQTRMKDLETFAEIAGTPKVDNVADLPITIVIPAFVTSELKTAFQIGFMIFIPFLIIDLVVASILMAMGMMMLSPMIIALPFKLMMFVLVDGWLLVMGTLATSYGVGT, encoded by the coding sequence ATGTGGCCATTACTCGCACTAGTTCTGTTATTTTTGTCCCCTGATCTGTTAGCTCAGCAGGGCGGCGCTTTGTCTGCCTTATCTGTCACCACCAGTCCCGATGGGACACAGGAGTACAGTGTCACGCTGCAAGTACTAGCGGTGATGACTGCGCTGAGTTTCCTGCCAGCTATGGTCATTATGATGACCTGTTTTACCCGTATTATTGTGGTGCTGGCAATTTTACGTCAGGCCATAGGCTTACAATCGTCGCCCTCGAACCAGGTATTAATTGGTATCACTGTCTTTATGACTTTTTTTATCATGGCACCTGTGTTTGATGAAGTGAATCAAAAAGCACTGCAGCCATACCTTGCAGAACAAATCACCTCAATTCAGGCCTTTGATGAAGCGATAAAGCCGATGAAGGCTTTTATGCTGCATCAAACAAGGATGAAAGATTTAGAAACTTTTGCTGAAATAGCAGGTACGCCTAAGGTCGACAATGTAGCGGATTTACCTATCACCATTGTGATCCCGGCTTTTGTCACCAGCGAGCTGAAAACTGCTTTTCAGATTGGATTTATGATATTTATCCCCTTTCTGATTATCGATCTGGTGGTTGCCAGTATCCTGATGGCCATGGGTATGATGATGTTATCACCTATGATTATTGCCCTGCCGTTTAAACTGATGATGTTTGTGTTGGTCGACGGCTGGTTACTGGTGATGGGGACTTTAGCAACCAGCTACGGAGTGGGGACATGA
- the fliO gene encoding flagellar biosynthetic protein FliO, which yields MRLFYPMMALCCLASPLLANATETVVAAASTAATAAPTAQGNGMNAMTIMNVFGSLIIVLGLLFGLAWLYKKLAIKLPGSSHIKIVSSVMLGPRERILVIEVQGKQRVLGVTANQINMLFELDQPLVDDQAAPDWRTQFQALLQKQKSKP from the coding sequence ATGCGATTGTTTTATCCTATGATGGCGTTGTGTTGTCTGGCCAGTCCTTTGCTGGCAAATGCTACTGAAACTGTGGTGGCAGCAGCCAGCACAGCGGCAACAGCTGCGCCAACAGCACAAGGCAATGGCATGAACGCCATGACCATTATGAATGTGTTTGGCTCTTTGATCATTGTGCTGGGTTTATTGTTTGGTCTGGCCTGGTTGTATAAAAAACTGGCAATCAAACTACCGGGCTCCAGCCATATCAAAATTGTCAGCTCTGTGATGCTTGGGCCCCGTGAACGCATTCTGGTGATTGAAGTGCAGGGCAAACAGCGGGTGTTGGGTGTAACGGCTAACCAAATTAATATGTTATTTGAATTAGACCAACCTTTGGTTGACGATCAGGCAGCGCCAGACTGGCGTACTCAGTTTCAGGCACTTCTACAAAAACAAAAGTCGAAACCTTAA
- the fliN gene encoding flagellar motor switch protein FliN, protein MANEQDTMDEWAAALAEAEGDSGASAVELDELKEEPAQLTVDEKRKLDTILDIPVTISMEVGRAKISIRNLLQLNQGSVVELERLAGEPLDVLVNGTLIAHGEVVVVNDKFGIRLTDVISQIERIKKLR, encoded by the coding sequence ATGGCGAATGAACAAGATACCATGGACGAATGGGCAGCAGCTTTAGCAGAAGCTGAAGGCGATAGTGGTGCTTCAGCTGTTGAACTGGATGAACTTAAAGAAGAACCAGCTCAGCTGACTGTCGATGAGAAACGTAAACTGGACACCATTTTAGATATACCTGTCACCATCTCTATGGAAGTCGGCCGCGCTAAAATCAGTATCCGTAATTTATTACAACTGAATCAGGGCTCTGTTGTTGAGCTGGAGCGTTTAGCTGGTGAACCATTGGACGTGCTGGTCAACGGCACTTTAATAGCGCACGGTGAAGTAGTTGTGGTCAACGACAAGTTTGGTATCCGTCTGACCGACGTGATCAGTCAGATTGAACGTATCAAGAAGCTGCGCTAA
- the flhB gene encoding flagellar biosynthesis protein FlhB gives MASSGQEKTEEPTSKKLEDTRKKGQVARSKDLATFAVLVGSSAGILIFGKEIAGSVLEVCRRLLSLDEKDIFNPYSMFSVWEDALIELFPGLLKFFLLILLAAYVGSVIIGGYNFTWQAVGFKFSKLNPLTGIKRMFGLQAMVELIKSIAKVLVIGGLTFALLSTFFDDIMALSLMTNPEDIFASAEILAWVFFGICFSVIVIAAIDAPYQMWKHHKELKMTLQEVKDEYKNSEGDPRVKGRIRSLQYQAARRRMIAAVPTADVVVTNPTHFAVALKYDQAKFRAPVVVAKGADEVALYIRRLAEENKVPVLESPALARSIFYTTELDHPIPEQLFAAVAQVLAYVYQLNMYKKGKGKRPKNLARDLPIPEDFRH, from the coding sequence ATGGCAAGTTCAGGTCAGGAAAAAACCGAAGAACCCACCAGTAAAAAACTCGAAGACACCCGAAAAAAGGGTCAGGTTGCACGTTCCAAGGATCTGGCTACTTTTGCTGTGTTGGTGGGCAGTAGCGCAGGCATTTTAATTTTCGGTAAAGAGATAGCAGGCTCAGTGCTGGAAGTTTGTCGTCGTTTACTGTCGCTGGATGAAAAAGATATTTTTAATCCTTATTCAATGTTCTCCGTCTGGGAGGATGCATTAATTGAATTATTTCCAGGACTACTTAAATTTTTCCTGCTGATTTTGTTAGCTGCTTATGTGGGCAGTGTGATCATTGGTGGTTATAACTTTACCTGGCAAGCCGTCGGTTTTAAATTTAGCAAACTGAATCCTCTGACGGGCATCAAGAGGATGTTTGGTTTACAGGCGATGGTCGAGCTGATTAAAAGTATTGCTAAGGTACTGGTGATCGGTGGTTTAACTTTTGCGTTGTTGTCCACCTTCTTTGACGACATCATGGCCTTATCCTTGATGACCAATCCAGAGGATATTTTCGCCTCAGCTGAAATTTTAGCCTGGGTGTTTTTTGGCATTTGTTTCAGCGTTATTGTCATTGCCGCTATCGATGCGCCTTATCAGATGTGGAAACACCATAAAGAATTAAAAATGACGTTGCAGGAAGTCAAAGACGAATACAAAAACTCTGAGGGTGATCCCCGGGTTAAAGGCCGTATTCGTAGCTTGCAGTATCAGGCGGCCCGCCGCCGTATGATAGCCGCTGTACCTACAGCAGATGTGGTGGTTACTAACCCGACTCACTTTGCGGTAGCGCTGAAGTACGATCAGGCCAAATTCAGAGCGCCAGTAGTTGTGGCTAAAGGGGCCGATGAAGTGGCGCTTTATATCCGTCGTTTAGCCGAAGAAAACAAAGTACCAGTGCTTGAATCACCTGCCTTAGCCCGTTCGATTTTTTATACCACAGAGCTTGATCATCCCATCCCTGAGCAGTTATTTGCGGCTGTTGCTCAGGTGCTGGCTTATGTATATCAGTTGAATATGTATAAAAAAGGCAAAGGAAAACGGCCGAAAAATCTGGCGAGAGACCTTCCCATTCCGGAAGATTTCCGCCACTAG
- the flhA gene encoding flagellar biosynthesis protein FlhA: MSMTQMFSRVNPEVWSYAKGVGTPLMILAALAMVVLPLPPLMLDILFTFNITLGLVVLLITIYTRKPLDFAIFPSVILVATILRLTLNIASTRVILLEGHNGPDAAGKVVEAFGEVVIGGNYAVGFVVFIILVIINMMVVTSGAARISEVTARFTLDAMPGKQMAIDADLNAGFIDADQARKRREEIGEEADFYGSMDGANKFVKGDAMAGIVIMVINIIGGLIIGVLQHDLPFMEAVEIYTLLTIGDGLVAQIPGLLLSVGTAIIVTRQNKEGDFGTLMAGQFSNFKVLVIATGILVIMGIVPGMPHVAFLSLAAIVGGAAYYLYRVENPTAKKAAAIKKAEMTTPVEMAPVKEIGWDDVQPVDTIGLEVGYRLIPLVDKAQGGELLTRIKGVRKKLSQELGFLIPAVHIRDNLDLEPNTYRVTMMGVTTGESELRHDNELAINPGQVFGTVKGIATKDPAFGLEAVWIAKNQREHAQTLGYTVVDAATVVATHLSQILTNNAAQLLGHEEVQNLLDMLAKSSPKLVDALVPDTLPLTVVVKVLQNLLHEGVPIRDMRTIVQTLVDYGSKSQDVDVLTASCRVALKRLIIQEVVGSAPEVPVITFAPDLEQMLHQSMQSAGNDGAGIEPGLAERIQQSLATACQNQELAGEPAVLLTSGILRSVMARFVKYSIPGLRVLSYQEIPDNKQIRIVSVVGQSN, from the coding sequence ATGTCGATGACCCAAATGTTTTCCCGTGTTAATCCCGAAGTTTGGTCTTATGCCAAAGGTGTTGGCACTCCGTTAATGATCCTGGCAGCTTTGGCCATGGTGGTATTACCTTTACCCCCTTTGATGCTGGATATTTTGTTTACCTTCAATATCACATTAGGTCTGGTGGTACTGTTAATCACCATCTACACCAGAAAACCTTTGGATTTTGCTATTTTCCCCAGCGTTATTCTGGTGGCTACTATTTTGCGTTTAACTTTGAACATTGCCAGTACGCGGGTCATTTTACTGGAAGGCCACAATGGCCCTGACGCAGCAGGTAAGGTGGTAGAAGCTTTCGGTGAAGTGGTGATAGGTGGTAATTACGCTGTAGGTTTTGTAGTTTTTATTATCCTCGTTATTATCAATATGATGGTTGTCACCTCTGGTGCTGCACGTATCTCTGAAGTAACGGCCCGTTTTACCCTTGATGCTATGCCGGGTAAACAAATGGCGATAGACGCCGACTTAAACGCTGGTTTTATTGACGCTGATCAGGCTCGTAAACGCCGAGAGGAAATTGGTGAAGAAGCTGATTTCTATGGTTCGATGGACGGTGCCAATAAATTCGTTAAAGGTGATGCCATGGCCGGTATCGTCATTATGGTAATAAACATCATCGGCGGTCTGATCATTGGTGTACTGCAGCACGATTTACCTTTTATGGAAGCTGTTGAAATTTATACCTTATTGACCATAGGTGACGGTCTGGTGGCGCAAATACCAGGTTTGTTGTTGTCAGTGGGTACAGCCATTATCGTTACCCGTCAAAACAAAGAGGGTGATTTTGGTACTCTGATGGCCGGCCAGTTCAGTAACTTTAAGGTGCTGGTCATTGCGACTGGCATTTTAGTCATTATGGGTATAGTCCCTGGCATGCCTCATGTCGCCTTCTTGAGTCTGGCCGCAATAGTGGGTGGTGCAGCTTATTATTTGTACCGGGTGGAAAACCCAACAGCTAAAAAAGCAGCTGCGATCAAAAAGGCTGAAATGACCACTCCTGTTGAAATGGCTCCCGTCAAAGAAATTGGCTGGGATGATGTACAGCCAGTCGACACTATAGGTTTAGAAGTCGGCTATCGTTTAATTCCACTGGTTGATAAAGCGCAGGGCGGCGAATTGCTGACCCGTATTAAAGGCGTGCGTAAAAAACTATCTCAGGAGCTGGGTTTCCTTATTCCGGCTGTGCATATTCGCGACAATCTGGATTTAGAGCCTAATACCTACCGTGTCACCATGATGGGCGTGACCACAGGCGAGTCAGAACTGCGGCACGATAACGAACTGGCGATTAACCCAGGTCAGGTGTTTGGTACTGTCAAAGGTATAGCCACTAAAGATCCTGCTTTTGGTTTAGAGGCGGTCTGGATCGCAAAAAATCAGCGTGAACATGCTCAAACCTTAGGCTACACAGTAGTGGATGCGGCGACCGTAGTGGCCACTCATTTAAGCCAGATTTTAACCAATAATGCTGCTCAGTTGCTGGGGCATGAAGAAGTGCAGAACTTGCTGGACATGCTGGCTAAATCTTCACCTAAGCTAGTGGATGCTTTAGTACCAGATACCTTGCCGCTGACTGTGGTGGTAAAAGTGCTGCAAAACCTGTTGCATGAGGGGGTGCCTATCCGTGATATGCGCACCATAGTACAAACCTTAGTGGACTATGGCTCGAAGAGTCAGGATGTTGACGTATTAACTGCATCTTGCCGTGTGGCGTTAAAACGCCTGATTATTCAGGAAGTGGTGGGCAGTGCGCCTGAAGTGCCGGTGATCACCTTCGCACCTGATTTAGAGCAGATGTTACATCAGTCGATGCAATCGGCCGGCAATGATGGCGCTGGTATAGAGCCTGGCCTTGCTGAGCGTATTCAGCAGTCATTAGCTACTGCCTGTCAGAATCAGGAATTAGCCGGCGAACCGGCAGTTTTATTGACTTCCGGCATTCTGCGATCAGTTATGGCACGATTCGTGAAGTACAGTATTCCAGGATTACGGGTTTTGTCCTA
- the fliQ gene encoding flagellar biosynthesis protein FliQ, with the protein MSPEVFVDILSDALWLVILIVSMAIIPSLIVGLIVSIFQAATSINEQTLSFLPRLIVTLLALMYGGHWLTQTIMDYTEKLYLSIPTVIS; encoded by the coding sequence ATGAGTCCAGAGGTTTTTGTTGATATATTAAGCGATGCGCTTTGGCTGGTGATCTTAATTGTCTCCATGGCCATTATTCCGTCGCTTATTGTCGGCTTGATTGTGTCTATCTTTCAGGCTGCGACTTCAATCAACGAACAAACCTTAAGTTTTTTACCTCGTCTAATAGTGACATTACTCGCTCTGATGTATGGTGGGCACTGGTTAACTCAAACCATAATGGACTACACCGAGAAGCTCTATCTGAGCATTCCAACGGTTATCAGCTGA